A stretch of Mustela nigripes isolate SB6536 chromosome 6, MUSNIG.SB6536, whole genome shotgun sequence DNA encodes these proteins:
- the TIGAR gene encoding fructose-2,6-bisphosphatase TIGAR isoform X1 encodes MTRFALTVVRHGETRLNKEKIIQGQGVDEPLSETGFKQAAAAGIFLNNVKFTHVFSSDLMRTKQTVHGILEKSNVCKDLTVKYDSRLRERKYGVAEGRALSELRAMAKAAGEECPMFTPPGGETLDQVKMRGKDFFNILCQLILQEAGQNEQFSQGAPSNCLETSLAEIFPLGKTCASESNSDSDAPGLVASVLVVSHGAYMKSLFNYFLTDLKCSLPSTLNKSELMSVSPNTGISLFIVNFEKGREVNPTIQCVCMYLQDHLNGGTETH; translated from the exons TGGTGAAACAAGATTAAACAAGGAGAAAATAATTCAAG GACAAGGAGTAGATGAGCCTCTTTCAGAAACTGGATTTAAACAAGCAGCTGCTGCTGGTATATTTCTTAATAATGTGAAGTTTACTCATGTTTTCTCCAGTGACCTCATGAGGACGAAGCAG ACTGTGCATGGGATTTTGGAGAAGAGCAACGTTTGCAAAGATTTGACAGTAAAGTATGATTCAAGACTTCGAGAAAGA AAATACGGGGTTGCAGAAGGCAGGGCCCTAAGTGAGCTAAGGGCCATGGCCAAAGCAGCCGGGGAAGAATGCCCTATGTTCACACCACCTGGAGGAGAGACCTTAGACCAG GTAAAAATGCGTGGAAAAgactttttcaatattctttgtCAACTGATCCTGCAAGAAGCAGGTCAGAATGAACAGTTTTCCCAAGGAGCTCCAAGCAACTGTCTGGAAACTTCTCTGGCAGAGATATTTCCTTTAGGAAAAACCTGTGCCTCTGAATCTAATTCAGACAGTGACGCACCAGGATTAGTCGCCAGTGTCTTAGTTGTGAGTCATGGCGCTTACATGAAAAGCctgtttaattattttctgacTGACCTTAAGTGTTCCTTACCCTCTACTCTGAACAAATCCGAACTTATGTCAGTCAGTCCCAACACAGGGATTAGTCTCTTTATTGTAAActttgagaaaggaagagaagtgaATCCAACAATCCAGTGTGTTTGTATGTACCTACAGGATCATCTGAATGGAGGGACTGAAACTCACTAA
- the LOC132020824 gene encoding LOW QUALITY PROTEIN: cytochrome c oxidase subunit 6C (The sequence of the model RefSeq protein was modified relative to this genomic sequence to represent the inferred CDS: substituted 1 base at 1 genomic stop codon), with amino-acid sequence MASRALTEPQMRGLLAKRLRFHVVVSLGIATFXKFAVAEPRKKAYADFCRNYDSVKDFEQMRRAGIFQSAK; translated from the coding sequence ATGGCTTCCAGGGCTTTGACGGAACCTCAGATGCGAGGCCTTCTGGCCAAGCGTCTGCGATTTCACGTTGTTGTATCCCTGGGGATTGCAACTTTCTAGAAGTTTGCTGTGGCCGAACCAAGAAAAAAGGCATACGCAGATTTCTGCAGAAATTACGATTCCGTGAAAGATTTTGAGCAGATGAGGAGGGCTGGTATCTTTCAGAGTGCAAAGTGA